The Ptychodera flava strain L36383 unplaced genomic scaffold, AS_Pfla_20210202 Scaffold_67__1_contigs__length_642179_pilon, whole genome shotgun sequence genome contains a region encoding:
- the LOC139128748 gene encoding uncharacterized protein isoform X1 encodes MLIKIMVTCFFKEIEIELCRFVKKSIMGAFGMIGKRQLFNCYIALSEGPCLKYSYFILTYKTVAKMDTWSDDEVDKLVLEYRERQALWDVSMKQYKDKVLRETLMQEIAVSLDKPVTSVFKKIKNLRTVYARHRRGPKSGSSAMQLEKRQWILDKLSFCDKFIIPKSTRSTFDALQVHDSDAESEAENEEMLPENTSDTADVTPVPSKRRRSTKKDEGVMVLKDMVTACQKIADRTSQTSLADQSFGQYVAQELSLCNDTRAKAVARMKITETLMQMSCGGLSPPYGCPPGQSGYPQTDQSGIYSHPLTPGPQLNSYIYPQTPISQVLHECQQSDYENY; translated from the exons ATGTTGATTAAAATTATGGTAACAtgtttttttaaggaaattgaAATAGAACTTTGTAGGTTTGTAAAGAAATCAATTATGGGAGCTTTTGGAATGATAGGAAAAAGGCAGCTATTCAACTGCTACATAGCGTTAtcggagggaccgtgtttaaAGTACTCGTATTTTATTTTAACTTACAAAACAGTTGCCAAAATGGATACCTGGTCAGATGATGAAGTAGACAAGTTAGTTTTAGAGTACAGAGAACGACAGGCGCTATGGGATGTTTCAATGAAACAATACAAGGACAAGGTGTTGAGGGAGACTTTGATGCAAGAAATCGCCGTCAGCCTTGATAAGCCAG TAACCAGCGtatttaagaaaataaaaaacctGAGGACGGTGTATGCTAGACATCGCCGAGGTCCGAAAAGCGGGAGCAGTGCTATGCAGTTGGAGAAACGTCAATGGATCCTCGACAAACTGAGTTTCTGCGATAAATTCATCATCCCTAAAAGTACaaggtcaacatttgatgcacTTCAg GTACATGATTCCGATGCAGAATCAGAAGCAGAAAATGAGGAGATGCTGCCAGAGAATACTAGCGATACTGCTGATGTAACACCAGTTCCCAgtaaaagaagaagaagtacTAAGAAAGATGAAGGTGTGATGGTGCTGAAAGACATGGTGACAGCATGTCAGAAGATCGCTGACAGAACATCTCAAACTTCATTGGCTGACCAGTCATTTGGACAATATGTTGCCCAAGAACTGAGTTTATGTAATGACACCAGAGCGAAAGCAGTTGCAAGAATGAAAATAACTGAGAcacttatgcaaatgagttgtgGGGGTCTGAGTCCACCATATGGCTGTCCACCAGGACAGTCTGGATATCCTCAAACTGATCAGAGTGGTATATATTCACATCCATTAACCCCTGGACCACAATTAAACAGTTATATTTATCCACAAACACCAATCTCACAGGTGTTGCATGAATGTCAGCAATCAGATTatgaaaactattaa
- the LOC139128748 gene encoding uncharacterized protein isoform X2, whose product MRRTVILSSAPCCCHPWPHVMISRWNFCFATAPAARVAKMDTWSDDEVDKLVLEYRERQALWDVSMKQYKDKVLRETLMQEIAVSLDKPVTSVFKKIKNLRTVYARHRRGPKSGSSAMQLEKRQWILDKLSFCDKFIIPKSTRSTFDALQVHDSDAESEAENEEMLPENTSDTADVTPVPSKRRRSTKKDEGVMVLKDMVTACQKIADRTSQTSLADQSFGQYVAQELSLCNDTRAKAVARMKITETLMQMSCGGLSPPYGCPPGQSGYPQTDQSGIYSHPLTPGPQLNSYIYPQTPISQVLHECQQSDYENY is encoded by the exons ATGCGCAGAACAGTGATTCTGTCATCGGCACCATGTTGTTGTCATCCGTGGCCACATGTGATGATTTCGCGATGGAACTTTTGTTTTGCGACAGCACCAGCAGCCCGCG TTGCCAAAATGGATACCTGGTCAGATGATGAAGTAGACAAGTTAGTTTTAGAGTACAGAGAACGACAGGCGCTATGGGATGTTTCAATGAAACAATACAAGGACAAGGTGTTGAGGGAGACTTTGATGCAAGAAATCGCCGTCAGCCTTGATAAGCCAG TAACCAGCGtatttaagaaaataaaaaacctGAGGACGGTGTATGCTAGACATCGCCGAGGTCCGAAAAGCGGGAGCAGTGCTATGCAGTTGGAGAAACGTCAATGGATCCTCGACAAACTGAGTTTCTGCGATAAATTCATCATCCCTAAAAGTACaaggtcaacatttgatgcacTTCAg GTACATGATTCCGATGCAGAATCAGAAGCAGAAAATGAGGAGATGCTGCCAGAGAATACTAGCGATACTGCTGATGTAACACCAGTTCCCAgtaaaagaagaagaagtacTAAGAAAGATGAAGGTGTGATGGTGCTGAAAGACATGGTGACAGCATGTCAGAAGATCGCTGACAGAACATCTCAAACTTCATTGGCTGACCAGTCATTTGGACAATATGTTGCCCAAGAACTGAGTTTATGTAATGACACCAGAGCGAAAGCAGTTGCAAGAATGAAAATAACTGAGAcacttatgcaaatgagttgtgGGGGTCTGAGTCCACCATATGGCTGTCCACCAGGACAGTCTGGATATCCTCAAACTGATCAGAGTGGTATATATTCACATCCATTAACCCCTGGACCACAATTAAACAGTTATATTTATCCACAAACACCAATCTCACAGGTGTTGCATGAATGTCAGCAATCAGATTatgaaaactattaa
- the LOC139128748 gene encoding uncharacterized protein isoform X3 — MDTWSDDEVDKLVLEYRERQALWDVSMKQYKDKVLRETLMQEIAVSLDKPVTSVFKKIKNLRTVYARHRRGPKSGSSAMQLEKRQWILDKLSFCDKFIIPKSTRSTFDALQVHDSDAESEAENEEMLPENTSDTADVTPVPSKRRRSTKKDEGVMVLKDMVTACQKIADRTSQTSLADQSFGQYVAQELSLCNDTRAKAVARMKITETLMQMSCGGLSPPYGCPPGQSGYPQTDQSGIYSHPLTPGPQLNSYIYPQTPISQVLHECQQSDYENY; from the exons ATGGATACCTGGTCAGATGATGAAGTAGACAAGTTAGTTTTAGAGTACAGAGAACGACAGGCGCTATGGGATGTTTCAATGAAACAATACAAGGACAAGGTGTTGAGGGAGACTTTGATGCAAGAAATCGCCGTCAGCCTTGATAAGCCAG TAACCAGCGtatttaagaaaataaaaaacctGAGGACGGTGTATGCTAGACATCGCCGAGGTCCGAAAAGCGGGAGCAGTGCTATGCAGTTGGAGAAACGTCAATGGATCCTCGACAAACTGAGTTTCTGCGATAAATTCATCATCCCTAAAAGTACaaggtcaacatttgatgcacTTCAg GTACATGATTCCGATGCAGAATCAGAAGCAGAAAATGAGGAGATGCTGCCAGAGAATACTAGCGATACTGCTGATGTAACACCAGTTCCCAgtaaaagaagaagaagtacTAAGAAAGATGAAGGTGTGATGGTGCTGAAAGACATGGTGACAGCATGTCAGAAGATCGCTGACAGAACATCTCAAACTTCATTGGCTGACCAGTCATTTGGACAATATGTTGCCCAAGAACTGAGTTTATGTAATGACACCAGAGCGAAAGCAGTTGCAAGAATGAAAATAACTGAGAcacttatgcaaatgagttgtgGGGGTCTGAGTCCACCATATGGCTGTCCACCAGGACAGTCTGGATATCCTCAAACTGATCAGAGTGGTATATATTCACATCCATTAACCCCTGGACCACAATTAAACAGTTATATTTATCCACAAACACCAATCTCACAGGTGTTGCATGAATGTCAGCAATCAGATTatgaaaactattaa
- the LOC139128747 gene encoding uncharacterized protein, translating into MDEVDEALAVMMTTAVAYYVTEKRRKKNRKRRLWCKPWLLRRQQQGWYQNLIQELRDEDPKCYRNFLRVNHSGFMDLLSLIEGKIAKMDTTMRPAVSPGERLAVTLRYLATGQSYQCLQYGFRISVSTIRQIIPETCEAIYQALKEDYLTTSNTTEDWLNVAREFEQRWNFPHCIGALDGKHVVIRQPSNSGSTYYNYKHTFSIVLMALVDANYKFSYVDVGCQGRISDGGVYRACSLSSALESNDLNLPEPTYLSGTSVKLPYMIVADDAFPIKEYLMKPYPHRNLPLERRVFNYRLSRARRVVENAFGILASRFRVFLAPINLPPETVEVVVLACCALHNYLMSHSTANSVYTPPGSTDIVDPVTHDILDGSWRNESGRMMSLQRHPPSRGTEGANHVRNTLCEYFNNEGAVGWQ; encoded by the exons ATGGATGAAGTTGATGAAGCACTCGCTGTGATGATGACAACAGCAGTAGCTTACTATGTTACagaaaaaagaaggaaaaagaaCAGGAAGAG AAGACTGTGGTGTAAGCCTTGGTTGCTGAGACGGCAACAACAAGGTTGGTACCAAAATCTCATTCAAGAATTAAGAGATGAAGACCCAAAGTGCTACAGAAATTTCTTAAGGGTCAATCACAGTGGTTTTATGGATTTGCTATCTCTGATTGAGGGCAAAATAGCGAAGATGGACACCACGATGAGACCTGCTGTGTCACCGGGAGAACGTTTGGCAGTGACTCTGAGATACTTAGCCACAG GCCAATCATACCAATGCCTTCAGTATGGTTTCAGAATATCAGTTTCAACCATAAGGCAAATAATTCCTGAAACATGCGAAGCAATTTACCAGGCTTTGAAAGAGGATTACCTCACG ACTTCAAATACTACTGAAGATTGGTTGAATGTTGCCAGAGAATTCGAACAACGATGGAACTTTCCTCACTGCATTGGTGCCCTGGATGGAAAGCATGTTGTTATCAGACAACCATCAAACAGCGGCAGTACTTACTATAATTATAAGCACACCTTCAGCATTGTTTTAATGGCTCTTGttgatgcaaattataaatttagTTATGTAGATGTAGGATGCCAGGGTCGCATCAGTGATGGTGGCGTGTACAgggcatgctcactatcatctGCTTTGGAatcaaatgatttaaatttaccAGAGCCAACATATCTTTCAGGTACAAGTGTGAAGTTGCCGTACATGATTGTGGCTGATGATGCCTTTCCAATAAAAGAGTATCTCATGAAACCATATCCTCATAGAAATCTTCCCTTAGAAAGACGTGTGTTTAACTACAGGCTATCTAGGGCAAGGAGAGTTGTAGAGAATGCTTTTGGTATCCTTGCAAGCAGATTTAGAGTTTTCCTTGCTCCAATAAACCTACCCCCAGAAACTGTGGAGGTGGTAGTGTTAGCGTGTTGTGCTTTGCACAACTATCTAATGTCCCATTCAACTGCTAACTCTGTGTACACACCACCAGGGTCAACAGATATAGTTGATCCTGTCACTCATGACATACTTGATGGAAGTTGGCGCAATGAAAGTGGCCGTATGATGAGTCTACAAAGGCATCCACCATCAAGGGGAACAGAGGGGGCAAATCATGTAAGAAATACTCTGTGTGAATATTTCAATAATGAAGGTGCTGTAGGGTGGCAATAG